The Streptomyces sp. GSL17-111 region AGGCGAGCGTCTGGAGGCGCATCAGCGCGTCCTCGGCGCTGTTGGCGTGGACGGTGGCGAGGGAGCCGTCGTGGCCGGTGGACATGGCCTGGAGCATGTCGAGGGTCTCGCCGCCGCGCACCTCGCCGACGATGATGCGGTCCGGGCGCATGCGCAGGGAGTTGCGCACGAGGTCGCGGATGGTGATCTGGCCCTTGCCCTCGACGTTGGCCGGGCGGGCTTCGAGGGAGATGACGTGCTGCTGCTGGAGTTGGAGTTCGGCGGCGTCCTCGACGGTGATGACGCGTTCGCCGTCGGGGATGAGCCCGGAGAGGGCGTTGAGGAGGGTCGTCTTCCCGGAGCCGGTGGCGCCGGAGACGATGACGTTGAACTTCGCCCGGACGAGGGAGGCGAGGAAGACGGTCATGGGCTCGTCGAGCGTGCCGAGGCCGATGAGTTCGTGGAGGGTGTAGGAGCGGGGGAAGCGCCGGATGGTCAGCGTCGGGCCGGTGAGGGCGAGGGGCGGGATGATGACGTTGACGCGTTCCCCCGAGGGGAGGCGGGCGTCGACCATGGGGTTGGACTCGTCGACGCGCCGGTTGACGGTGGAGACGATGCGCTCGATGGTCTGCATGAGCTGGTCGCCGGAGGCGAAGCGCATCGGGAGGCGTTCGACGCGCCCGGCCCGTTCGACGTAGACGTGGTCGGGGCCGTTGACCATGATCTCGGTGATCGACGGGTCCTCGAGGAGGGGTTCGAGGATGCCGAGGCCCAGGGCCTCGTCGACGACGCGGCGGATGAGCAGGGCGCGTTCGGCGGTGGAGAGGACCGGGCCCTCGCGGCTGATGATGTGGCCGAGGACGCGTTCCAGGCGCGTGCGGCGTTCGGCGGCGCCGAGCGACGACATCTCGGCGAGGTCGATCTCCTCGAGCAGCTTCGCGCGGAAGGTGCCGACGAGGTGGCTCTCCTCGGGCCGGTCGGTGGTCGCCGCGTGGTCGGGGGACGCGGCGATGCGGGCCTTGAGGCTCACGGTGGGCTCTCCTTCCGGCTGCGGTCAGTCGCGGACGCGGGGCATGGTGGCCGACTTCCGTGCGCTGCCGAAGTCGACGAACGGGATGACGGAGGGGATGTTGACGGTGGCGGTGACCGTGACCTCGCCGGGGGCGCGGGTCTCCGCGAAGGACGCGCCGTCGGCCAGCCAGCCGCTCAGCGCGCTCTGTCCGGCTCCGGCGGCGGCCCGGTCGTCGTCCTGCGAGACGTAGCGGGCGGCGGTGCGGGCGGCGGTGCCGGCCTGTTGGGCGGTGTACGCGGCGATGCCGAGCTGCACGCTGGCGAGGGCGATCAGGAGCAGCAGCGGCAGGAAGCCGAGGTACTCGATGGCGGCCTGCCCGGCGTCCCGCTCGCGGACGCGGACGCGGACGCGGACGGGCCCGGGCGCGGGTACGGGGCCGCGTCGCCGACGGGGCTGCGGGGGGCGCCTCATCGCGGGGCCTCCGAGACGTGGGCGGCCTCGCCGGTGACGTCGAAGGGGAAGGCGACACTGCCGGGGAAGAGGACAGGCACCCGGAGCGTGACGGTGGCGTGGACGAGGCCGCCTGCGGTGCCGCAGTCGACGGAGGCGGCCGAGCTCCAGGCGCCGGGGAGGTCCGCGGTGGCCGCGGCGGCGCAGTCGTCGTCGACGGCTCCGGCGCGGGCGGCTTCGTCGGCGGCGTTCCCGGCGAGGGTGAAGGTGTAGCCGACGAGGACGAACTGCCACAGCAGCACGAGGGTGAGGAGGATCAACGGCACCATGCCGAGGAACTCCACGGTCACCTGGCCGCCGTCGCGCGGCTCGCCGCCCGCCGCCGGGCCGGGCACGGCTCAGCCCTCCCCCGCCGGGCCGCGACGGCGCCGGCGTGTGGTGAGGGTGCCGCGCGCGCCGTAGGGCACCAGGCCCTTGCCGGTGGGCGGTGCGCTGCCGGGGGCCTGCGCGGGGACGAGCGCGGCGCGGGTGCCGCCGGGCCGGTCGCCGTCGGCGCGCCGCTCGCCGCCGACGAGGCCGGCCTCGCCCGCGAGGGCCCACAGCGCCTGCCGGACGGCGCCCTTGCTGTCGAGTTCGTGCATGCGGGAGGAGTCCAGGCAGCCCTGGAGCTCCTTGAACGCGGCGGGGACGGTGGTGCGGGCGACGCGGGTGCCGGTGATCCGGGCGATGAGCGGGGGCTGGATCTCCGTGCTCCGGGTGTGCCGGTTGACGACGGTGAGGGTGTCCTCGGCCTTGCGGATCTGGAGGCGGTCCCACAGCCGCACCTGGCGTTTGACGCCGCGCACGGCGACGACGTCGGGGGTGGTCACGAGCAGGGCGGTGTCGGCGTTCTCGACGGCGGCGGCGCCGGCGGCGTCGAGGTGGGCCCCGCAGTCGACGACGACGGCGTCGTAGCGGGCGCGCAGTGCGGTGAGGAGTTGCCGGGCGGCGGTCTCGGTGACCTCTTCGGCGCGTTCGCCCTCCGCTGGGGCGAGGAGCAGGGCGAGGCCGCTCTCGTGGGCGAAGACGGCGTCCTGCAGGACGCGGGGCGTGAGGTCGCTGATGCCCGCGAGGTCGGCGACGGAGCGGCGGAACTGGACGTCGAGGAAGGAGGCGACGTCGCCGGTCTGGAGGTCCAGGTCGACCAGTGCGGTCTCCCGGCCGGACGCCTGCGCGGCCAGGGCGAGTTGCACGGCGGTGAGCGTGGTGCCGACACCGCCCTTGGCGCCGGTGACGGTGACCAGGGTGCCGCCCCGCCCGGCGCCGAACGGGCTCTCGCCGGGGCCGAGGTGGCGGCGGACGCCGGTGGACCAGGCGGCGACGGCCTCGACGCGCGCGGCGAGGTCGTCGTAGCCGATGGGCAGCGGGAGGACGCCGCGTGCGCCGCTGTCCATCGCGGCGGAGTAGACCGCCGGGCTGGCGTCGCCGGTGATGAGGACGGTGCCGACCGCCGGGAAGCGCAGGGCGATCTCACGCACGACCTCCAGGGCGGGTCGCGGTCCGATGCGTTCGTGGACGAGGACGACCTCCGGCAGTCCGGCGACGGACTCCGAGCCGAGGGCGGCCAGCAGGTCGAGGAGCGAGGTGGAGTTGCCGATGGGCGGCTGGGGTTCGGCGCCGGGGAGCCGGCCGAGCAGCCCGGTGAGGGCGTGGGCGAGGTCGGCGTCGCCCACGGCCGGGAGGATGCGGGTGGCCATCGGGTGCATGGGGGGCCTCACTTGT contains the following coding sequences:
- a CDS encoding CpaF family protein, whose amino-acid sequence is MSLKARIAASPDHAATTDRPEESHLVGTFRAKLLEEIDLAEMSSLGAAERRTRLERVLGHIISREGPVLSTAERALLIRRVVDEALGLGILEPLLEDPSITEIMVNGPDHVYVERAGRVERLPMRFASGDQLMQTIERIVSTVNRRVDESNPMVDARLPSGERVNVIIPPLALTGPTLTIRRFPRSYTLHELIGLGTLDEPMTVFLASLVRAKFNVIVSGATGSGKTTLLNALSGLIPDGERVITVEDAAELQLQQQHVISLEARPANVEGKGQITIRDLVRNSLRMRPDRIIVGEVRGGETLDMLQAMSTGHDGSLATVHANSAEDALMRLQTLASMSEVKIPFEALRDQINSAVDVLVQLTRHADGSRRVTEIAILDSAGREDYRLVTVARFHPRPVAPDGVVRGHFQHHPVPRRVAERLYLSGEALPPTFGVGDTELELATRAAR
- a CDS encoding TadE/TadG family type IV pilus assembly protein; the encoded protein is MRRPPQPRRRRGPVPAPGPVRVRVRVRERDAGQAAIEYLGFLPLLLLIALASVQLGIAAYTAQQAGTAARTAARYVSQDDDRAAAGAGQSALSGWLADGASFAETRAPGEVTVTATVNIPSVIPFVDFGSARKSATMPRVRD
- a CDS encoding TadE/TadG family type IV pilus assembly protein, with the translated sequence MPGPAAGGEPRDGGQVTVEFLGMVPLILLTLVLLWQFVLVGYTFTLAGNAADEAARAGAVDDDCAAAATADLPGAWSSAASVDCGTAGGLVHATVTLRVPVLFPGSVAFPFDVTGEAAHVSEAPR
- a CDS encoding AAA family ATPase, which codes for MATRILPAVGDADLAHALTGLLGRLPGAEPQPPIGNSTSLLDLLAALGSESVAGLPEVVLVHERIGPRPALEVVREIALRFPAVGTVLITGDASPAVYSAAMDSGARGVLPLPIGYDDLAARVEAVAAWSTGVRRHLGPGESPFGAGRGGTLVTVTGAKGGVGTTLTAVQLALAAQASGRETALVDLDLQTGDVASFLDVQFRRSVADLAGISDLTPRVLQDAVFAHESGLALLLAPAEGERAEEVTETAARQLLTALRARYDAVVVDCGAHLDAAGAAAVENADTALLVTTPDVVAVRGVKRQVRLWDRLQIRKAEDTLTVVNRHTRSTEIQPPLIARITGTRVARTTVPAAFKELQGCLDSSRMHELDSKGAVRQALWALAGEAGLVGGERRADGDRPGGTRAALVPAQAPGSAPPTGKGLVPYGARGTLTTRRRRRGPAGEG